From a region of the Helicoverpa armigera isolate CAAS_96S chromosome 14, ASM3070526v1, whole genome shotgun sequence genome:
- the LOC110377164 gene encoding carboxylesterase 5A: MSRLWMWCVALALVGLWFAPAQAVVGGAPAAPPEPDAAVVFTQRHGFSSRIEGIKDEKLGYYSFFGIRYAEPPLGPQRFQRPIRRYLAGEMMATQQCLPCPQPDPYQRGRILGHEDCLCLNVYAPKMPATEEGSPVVFFIHGGNYRTGSTHSYGGQHLVQKDTILVTAQYRLGSLGYLSTGQRDAGGNVGLFDLHAAMVWIQDYIQFFGGDAKRVVVMGQGSGGSAASLLALSPEGRTATGVAALSGAPLSPGAVRPDPEKHADALAERTGCPKKPAESLLICLRKLPVEELVQADEDLNMDMVDTQRFLEEISGRSGAGARVEGADDLRGLPPLVAEAPAESLGRKQKRVPLLTGVTSAETSRAVFGKFNKFLTNQLQNVKDFLKKDVIGGLQNVVQGVEGLIPLASNVQAVLPISDYYQGLFDQASNLIDGLSEVAEATGDALFNFPAYQSVQQWSSGGQAFLYSFEHVGNLSKGWHFLPGVSLAEKSTDEPMKPKKAQGPSHGDELAYIFEPLGPDGQPMGGEVSSTDARVRENFVGLISKFAHGLDDAKTKNTSKILGGILFPSSADQFLKIGESLTIDKDFRFCQIGLWGNMGDRLTGALCKNLLGNLLNLQQLGKLPAIPGQLPGQLPGQLPVQLPGQNTMQLVPGLLGKQPTRTPQRQPQKPQRTTQGPFKLPFDF; the protein is encoded by the exons ATGTCTCGGCTTTGGATGTGGTGTGTTGCGCTTGCGCTGGTCGGGCTGTGGTTCGCGCCGGCGCAGGCTGTGGTGGGCGGCGCACCGGCTGCGCCCCCCGAGCCTGACGCGGCGGTGGTGTTCACCCAGCGCCACGGCTTCAGCTCCCGTATCGAAGGAATCAAAGATGAAAAACTTGGATATTACAGCTTCTTCGGGATTAG ATATGCAGAGCCACCACTGGGTCCTCAGAGGTTCCAGCGGCCCATCCGCCGGTACCTTGCAGGAGAGATGATGGCTACCCAGCAGTGCCTTCCATGTCCTCAACCCGATCCTTACCAGCGAGGGCGAATCTTAGGACATGAAGACTGCCTCTGTCTTAACGTGTATGCTCCTAAAATGCCTGCTACGGAAGAAG GAAGCCCGGTTGTCTTCTTCATTCACGGTGGTAACTATAGAACAGGATCGACACATTCTTATGGA GGACAACATTTGGTTCAAAAGGATACGATATTGGTAACAGCACAGTATCGGTTAGGCTCGCTTGGATATCTGAGCACGGGGCAAAGAGATGCAGGAGGCAATGTTGGACTGTTTGACCTACACGCTGCTATGGTCTGG ATACAAGACTACATTCAATTCTTCGGGGGTGACGCAAAGCGAGTGGTTGTAATGGGCCAAGGTTCTGGGGGCAGTGCCGCTTCTCTCCTGGCGTTGTCTCCTGAAGGTCGCACTGCTACGGGAGTCGCCGCTTTGTCAGGCGCTCCCTTGTCTCCTGGCGCCGTGAGACCAGATCCTGAAAAACATGCGGATGCTTTAGCTGAACGTACGGGATGCCCGAAGAAACCAGCTGAAAGTCTTCTCATATGCTTACGGAAATTGCCAGTTGAAGAACTTGTACAG GCTGACGAGGATTTGAATATGGACATGGTAGACACACAAAGATTTTTGGAAGAAATTTCAGGACGATCAG GTGCTGGTGCTAGAGTAGAAGGTGCGGATGACCTCCGAGGTCTGCCGCCTCTCGTAGCCGAAGCTCCAGCTGAGTCACTTGGCAGGAAACAGAAACGTGTCCCTCTCCTCACCGGCGTCACGTCGGCAGAGACCTCAAGGGCTGTGTTTG GCAAATTTAACAAATTCCTGACGAACCAACTCCAAAATGTGAAGGACTTCCTCAAGAAAGATGTAATAGGCGGACTTCAGAATGTGGTGCAAGGAGTTGAGGGTCTGATCCCACTGGCTTCTAACGTTCAAGCTGTCCTGCCCATCTCCGACTACTATCAGGGCTTGTTTGATCAGGCTTCTAATCTCATTGATGGACTTTCTGAGGTCGCGGAAGCtacag GTGATGCCCTGTTCAACTTCCCGGCGTACCAGAGCGTGCAGCAGTGGAGTTCAGGTGGCCAGGCGTTCCTGTACAGCTTCGAGCACGTCGGAAACCTTTCTAAGGGCTGGCATTTCCTGCCTGGCGTCTCTTTAGCGG AAAAGTCGACTGACGAGCCGATGAAGCCTAAGAAAGCGCAAGGTCCGTCCCACGGAGACGAGTTAGCATATATCTTCGAACCATTGGGCCCTGACGGCCAGCCCATGGGCGGCGAGGTCTCCAGCACCGATGCTCGAGTCAGGGAGAACTTTGTGGGGCTTATCTCCAAGTTCGCACACGGACTTGATGATGCCAAAACCAAGAACACTTCAAAGATCTTAGGTGGCATACTGTTCCCTTCGAGCGCAGATCAATTTTTGAAGATTGGCGAATCGTTGACAATTGATAAAGATTTTAG GTTCTGTCAGATCGGATTATGGGGCAATATGGGAGACAGATTAACAGGAGCACTGTGCAAGAATCTCCTCGGCAACTTATTGAATTTGCAACAGCTGGGCAAATTGCCAGCCATACCAGGACAATTGCCGGGCCAGTTGCCGGGACAATTGCCTGTGCAGTTGCCCGGACAGAACACTATGCAATTAGTGCCAGGACTGTTGGGTAAACAGCCAACTAGAACTCCTCAGAGGCAGCCACAGAAACCACAAAGAACCACACAGGGACCTTTTAAGCTCCCGTTTGATTTTTGA
- the Gfzf gene encoding glutathione S-transferase 1-1, with protein MVLKLYYLEDGPPSLSCRQVLEALPPIDFELVNVSFYHGEHMTEEFGKMNPQKEIPVLEDDGFFLSESVAIMQYICDKYKPGNRLYPTDPKARAIVNHRLLFNLTTYYHDLVTYTIMPIYFAYERTPDGLKRVHRALDLFDTYLQRLGTSHAAADHLTIADFPLVNSTMLLEVIDFDFSQYKHVTKWYNDFKKNHPASWAVSAEGMRLMKNCAANLPDLSHLNHPLHPTRSIKK; from the exons ATGGTACTGAAACTTTACTACTTGGAAGATGGTCCTCCGTCACTCTCCTGCCGACAAGTCCTGGAGGCCTTACCGCCTATTGACTTCGAGCTGGTTAACGTCAGCTTTTATCATGGAGAGCATATGACTGAGGAGTTCGGGAAG ATGAACCCTCAAAAAGAGATCCCAGTGCTTGAAGACGATGGATTCTTCTTGAGCGAAAGCGTGGCCATCATGCAGTATATTTGTGACAAATACAAACCAGGAAATCGTTTGTACCCTACAGATCCTAAAGCAAG GGCTATTGTGAACCACCGGCTGTTGTTCAACTTGACCACATACTACCATGATTTAGTTACCTACACG ATCATGCCCATCTACTTCGCCTATGAGCGCACCCCCGATGGTCTGAAGCGCGTCCACCGGGCGCTGGACCTGTTCGACACATACCTGCAGAGGCTCGGCACCAGCCACGCGGCCGCTGACCACCTCACCATCGCTGACTTCCCTCTCGTCAACTCCACGATGCTGCTCGAAGTTATTGACTTCGACTTCTCCCAGTACAAACAC GTTACCAAATGGTACAACGATTTCAAGAAGAATCATCCCGCCTCGTGGGCAGTCTCCGCAGAGGGCATGAGGCTGATGAAGAACTGTGCAGCCAACTTACCCGACTTGTCCCACCTTAACCACCCCCTTCATCCCACTAGATctattaagaaataa